The Candidatus Dechloromonas phosphoritropha genome includes a region encoding these proteins:
- a CDS encoding Stp1/IreP family PP2C-type Ser/Thr phosphatase codes for MAACTDRGEVRSHNEDALFGDAALGLAILADGMGGYNAGEVASSMATALLSRSLIGTLDEREPQQFDADGQRVAHHQLRERIEQANAEIYFAAESDPQLCGMGTTLVVAWFYDNMVTLAHLGDSRAYRLRGNLFECLTRDHSLLQEQIDSGIISAEEARFSPGKNLVTRALGVDLTVEPEIRDFSVLPGDIYLLCSDGLNNMVGDVEIGATVRVLAGDPVAAAERLVQMANNNGGRDNISVILVRVRGEFPARAGWLQ; via the coding sequence ATGGCGGCATGCACCGATCGGGGAGAGGTACGTTCGCACAACGAGGATGCGCTGTTCGGCGACGCGGCGCTCGGCCTGGCGATTCTGGCCGACGGGATGGGCGGCTACAACGCCGGCGAGGTCGCCAGCAGCATGGCCACCGCATTGCTCTCCCGAAGCCTCATCGGCACGCTGGACGAGCGCGAGCCGCAACAGTTCGACGCCGACGGGCAGCGGGTTGCCCACCACCAGTTGCGCGAGCGGATCGAGCAGGCCAACGCCGAAATCTACTTCGCAGCCGAGAGTGATCCTCAGCTTTGCGGAATGGGCACGACGCTCGTCGTCGCCTGGTTTTACGACAACATGGTGACGCTCGCGCATCTCGGCGATTCGCGGGCTTACCGTTTGCGCGGAAATCTCTTCGAGTGTCTGACGCGTGACCATTCCCTCTTACAAGAACAGATCGACAGTGGCATCATTAGCGCTGAGGAGGCTCGCTTCTCGCCGGGCAAGAACCTGGTGACGCGTGCTTTGGGTGTGGATTTAACGGTCGAACCGGAAATCCGGGATTTTTCCGTGCTGCCTGGGGACATCTACCTGCTCTGTTCGGATGGCCTCAACAACATGGTGGGCGACGTTGAAATCGGGGCAACGGTGCGGGTGCTGGCTGGTGATCCGGTGGCTGCGGCGGAACGACTGGTGCAGATGGCAAACAACAATGGCGGACGTGACAACATTTCGGTAATTCTGGTGCGGGTGCGCGGGGAGTTTCCGGCGCGCGCCGGTTGGTTGCAATAA
- a CDS encoding FHA domain-containing protein gives MARLILSMDGLVLKEIPLNKEQLTIGRRPNNDIQIDNLAISGEHARIVTILDDSFLEDLNSTNGTLVNGQPITRHVLKNNDAIELGKYKLKFMSEEAVGEYDNTAQLRAAGLSTEPEPERTFADTQIMIPRPVAPPPPIPRVTIRLLNGPNAGKAVELAKLLTTLGKTGVQVAVIARRSEGVFLTHVEGAKFPTVNNSETGGEAFMLRNKDIVEIAGIRIELGIKA, from the coding sequence ATGGCAAGACTGATCCTCTCGATGGATGGGCTGGTGCTCAAGGAGATTCCTCTCAACAAGGAACAACTGACAATCGGGCGCCGCCCGAATAATGACATCCAGATCGACAATCTGGCTATTTCCGGCGAGCATGCGCGGATCGTCACCATCCTCGACGATTCCTTCCTGGAGGATCTCAACAGCACCAACGGGACGCTGGTGAATGGCCAGCCCATTACCCGGCATGTCCTCAAGAACAACGACGCGATCGAACTCGGCAAGTACAAACTCAAGTTCATGTCCGAGGAGGCAGTCGGTGAATACGACAATACGGCCCAGTTGCGGGCGGCAGGGCTGTCGACCGAACCCGAGCCCGAACGCACCTTTGCCGATACGCAGATCATGATTCCCCGACCGGTGGCGCCGCCGCCGCCCATACCGAGGGTGACGATCCGCCTGCTCAACGGTCCGAATGCCGGGAAGGCGGTGGAACTGGCGAAGCTACTGACCACCCTCGGCAAGACCGGGGTTCAGGTTGCGGTCATTGCACGGCGTTCCGAAGGGGTTTTCCTCACCCATGTTGAGGGAGCGAAGTTTCCCACAGTCAACAACAGCGAAACCGGCGGCGAGGCTTTCATGCTGCGGAACAAGGATATTGTCGAGATCGCTGGCATCAGGATCGAACTCGGCATCAAGGCCTGA
- a CDS encoding 3',5'-cyclic-nucleotide phosphodiesterase encodes MKLRILGCSGGIGGEHLRTTSLLVDDDVLIDAGTGVGDLPITDLARIDHVFLTHTHLDHIACLPLLIDSVGDRRDQPLTVYGTPAVLDILGKHVFNWLIWPDFAEVPSAGNPFMRYQAVELLKPVTLGGRSFTPLPVDHTVPAVGYRLDSGAGSLVFSGDTGPCDAFWQAVNAIDNLRHLIVECAFPDHQGQLAVLSKHLCPGMLASELGKLERQCEIHITHLKPGQMELTMVEIASRLGEFGPRMLHNNQVLEF; translated from the coding sequence ATGAAACTGAGAATCCTCGGCTGTAGCGGCGGCATCGGCGGCGAGCATCTGCGGACCACCTCTCTGCTCGTCGACGACGATGTCCTGATCGACGCCGGCACCGGCGTCGGGGATCTCCCCATCACCGATCTGGCGCGCATCGACCATGTCTTCCTGACCCACACCCATCTCGACCACATTGCCTGCCTGCCGCTGTTGATCGATTCGGTGGGCGACCGCCGCGACCAGCCGCTGACGGTCTATGGCACGCCGGCAGTGCTCGACATTCTCGGAAAGCACGTGTTCAACTGGCTGATCTGGCCAGATTTCGCCGAAGTCCCTTCGGCCGGCAATCCTTTTATGCGCTACCAGGCGGTCGAATTGCTGAAGCCGGTCACGCTCGGAGGGCGTAGCTTCACCCCGCTGCCGGTCGATCACACCGTTCCGGCGGTGGGTTACCGGCTGGACTCCGGCGCCGGCAGCCTGGTCTTTTCCGGGGATACCGGACCGTGTGATGCCTTCTGGCAGGCGGTCAACGCGATCGACAACCTGCGCCATCTGATCGTCGAATGCGCTTTCCCGGACCATCAGGGGCAGCTCGCCGTGCTCTCCAAGCATCTCTGTCCAGGTATGCTGGCATCGGAACTGGGCAAGCTCGAGCGGCAATGCGAGATACACATCACGCATCTCAAGCCCGGGCAGATGGAACTGACCATGGTCGAAATCGCAAGCCGGCTCGGTGAATTCGGTCCGCGGATGCTGCACAACAACCAGGTTTTGGAGTTTTGA
- a CDS encoding GAF domain-containing protein, translating into MGTLDDLFRRFEHLNDIGASLSNERDLNRLLEKITLAAKAITRADGGTLYLLSEDKRHLHFEIVRTDSLSIAFGGTSGNPVSGKFPDLPLYRDDGSPNDAMVAAYAAISGKTVNIADAYVARGFDFSGTRKFDERTGYRSQSFLTVPMRNHEGEIIGVLQLINAHMPEHDVVVPFSEADQRLAESLASQAAIALTNRQLLHQLEVLFESFILLINSAIDDKSPYTGEHCQRVPELTMMLAEAAHETSEGPLADFRLTDRDRYELRIAALLHDCGKVTTPVHVVDKATKLQTIFDRIGLVDTRFELLRRDAEIRMLRQIVAGVTRERAEAEFHEFVANMEVDRNFLHQANVGSEHMSDDDIDRVRAIAAGYRWQEASGVEVDFLSADELENLIIRAGTLTLQERHTINYHVTATIRMLEQLPWPKHLKNVPEYAGGHHERMDGKGYPRGLKREEMSWQARMIGVADIFEALTARDRPYKQGMTLAQALDILEKFRQNGHIDPDLHDVFISSEIYRKYAAEFLDAKQMDR; encoded by the coding sequence GTGGGAACGCTTGACGACCTCTTCCGTCGCTTCGAACACCTCAACGACATCGGGGCGTCGCTATCCAACGAGCGCGACCTCAACCGCCTGCTGGAGAAGATCACTCTCGCCGCCAAGGCCATCACCCGTGCCGATGGCGGCACCCTGTACCTGCTCTCCGAGGACAAGCGCCACCTGCATTTCGAGATCGTCCGCACCGACTCGCTCAGCATCGCCTTCGGCGGCACCAGCGGCAACCCGGTTTCCGGCAAGTTCCCCGATCTGCCGCTCTACCGTGACGACGGCTCGCCCAACGACGCGATGGTGGCAGCCTATGCGGCGATCTCCGGGAAGACGGTGAACATCGCCGACGCCTATGTCGCCAGGGGCTTTGATTTCTCCGGCACCCGCAAGTTCGACGAGCGCACCGGTTACCGCTCGCAATCCTTCCTCACCGTGCCGATGCGCAACCATGAGGGCGAGATCATCGGTGTGCTGCAACTGATCAATGCCCATATGCCGGAGCATGACGTCGTCGTGCCGTTTTCCGAAGCGGACCAGCGCCTCGCCGAGTCGCTCGCCTCCCAGGCCGCCATTGCGCTGACCAACCGGCAGCTGCTGCACCAGCTCGAAGTCCTGTTCGAATCTTTCATCCTGCTCATCAACTCGGCAATCGACGACAAGTCGCCCTATACCGGCGAGCATTGCCAGCGCGTCCCCGAACTGACGATGATGCTCGCCGAGGCCGCGCACGAAACCAGCGAAGGGCCGCTCGCGGATTTTCGCCTGACCGACCGCGACCGCTATGAACTGCGCATCGCCGCGCTGCTCCACGATTGCGGAAAGGTCACGACGCCTGTCCACGTGGTCGACAAGGCGACTAAGCTGCAAACCATCTTCGACCGCATCGGGCTCGTCGATACCCGTTTCGAGTTGTTGCGGCGCGATGCTGAGATACGCATGCTGCGGCAGATCGTCGCCGGAGTCACTCGCGAGCGGGCCGAAGCCGAGTTCCACGAATTCGTCGCCAACATGGAGGTCGACCGCAACTTCCTGCACCAGGCCAACGTCGGCAGCGAGCACATGAGCGACGACGACATCGACCGGGTCAGGGCGATTGCCGCCGGCTACCGCTGGCAGGAGGCATCCGGCGTCGAGGTCGATTTCCTCTCCGCCGACGAACTCGAGAACCTCATCATCCGCGCCGGCACGCTGACCCTGCAGGAACGCCACACCATCAACTACCATGTGACCGCGACGATCAGGATGCTCGAGCAACTGCCGTGGCCAAAGCATCTGAAGAACGTCCCCGAATATGCCGGTGGCCATCACGAACGGATGGATGGCAAGGGCTACCCGCGCGGGCTCAAGCGCGAGGAGATGAGCTGGCAGGCGCGGATGATTGGCGTCGCCGACATCTTCGAGGCGCTCACCGCGCGCGATCGCCCGTACAAGCAGGGCATGACCCTGGCGCAGGCCCTCGACATCCTCGAAAAATTCCGCCAGAACGGTCACATCGATCCCGATCTGCACGACGTTTTCATCAGCAGCGAGATCTACCGCAAGTACGCCGCCGAGTTCCTTGATGCGAAGCAGATGGATCGCTGA
- a CDS encoding type II toxin-antitoxin system VapC family toxin, which yields MRFLLDTHALLWWLTDDSRLSPHARELIADESSTILVSAASAWEIATKHRLGRLEIATAIVPRFNELIELDGFEHLPITYLHALKACSYTIDHRDPFDRMLAAQSDLEAATLITRDTAFEAFRSRTIW from the coding sequence ATGAGATTCCTGCTCGATACCCATGCCTTGCTCTGGTGGCTGACCGATGACTCTCGGCTTTCTCCACATGCCAGAGAACTGATCGCCGACGAATCCAGCACGATTCTGGTCAGCGCCGCCAGCGCGTGGGAAATTGCCACGAAACACCGTCTCGGCAGGCTTGAAATTGCGACCGCGATCGTGCCACGCTTCAATGAACTTATCGAGCTGGATGGTTTTGAACATCTGCCAATAACGTATCTGCATGCGTTAAAGGCTTGCAGCTATACAATTGACCACCGCGATCCGTTCGACCGCATGCTGGCCGCCCAAAGTGACCTCGAGGCAGCCACGCTAATCACGCGCGACACTGCGTTCGAGGCGTTCCGCTCCAGGACGATCTGGTAA
- a CDS encoding type II toxin-antitoxin system Phd/YefM family antitoxin — MPLTVNVHDAKTHFSRLLEQAHAGQEIILAKAGKPYARLMPLAPSSGKRQPGRIAGRVGDAFFEPLPAEELDAWEGK; from the coding sequence ATGCCACTGACCGTCAATGTTCATGATGCAAAAACCCATTTCTCCAGACTTTTGGAGCAGGCCCATGCCGGGCAGGAGATTATATTGGCCAAGGCAGGCAAACCCTATGCCCGACTGATGCCGCTGGCGCCATCCAGCGGCAAGCGGCAGCCCGGTCGAATCGCCGGCCGGGTGGGCGATGCTTTTTTCGAACCCTTGCCTGCTGAGGAACTCGATGCCTGGGAAGGCAAATGA